Proteins from one Caulobacter sp. 73W genomic window:
- a CDS encoding DUF3298 domain-containing protein codes for MNVSKSLVLAVAPLLLLACSPKEDGGSPAPAGPVKSETAAPKTPLEFDQANAAAKVRLKLADEIARFPVLHSRLYDDETAGLKKFADEAAAQNPSRPYESQAQWTLAAAAAPLVSLRREFFDYTGGAHPNHGSAGLLWNSATDKEVQPAEIFRAGADMTPIQNAVCEGVKSAKARREGSVPLSDMWKCPTWDEITWVLVPSKTPDKAGGLAVLIGPYVVGPYAEGDYEVVVPLSIFQPLLAPAYASAFAGEPARLGNADGTPTVRMQATS; via the coding sequence ATGAACGTTTCGAAGTCCTTGGTTCTGGCGGTCGCCCCGCTGCTTCTCCTGGCCTGCTCGCCCAAGGAAGACGGCGGCTCGCCAGCCCCCGCCGGCCCGGTGAAGAGCGAGACCGCCGCGCCGAAGACGCCGCTGGAGTTCGATCAGGCCAACGCCGCGGCCAAGGTTCGCCTGAAGCTGGCCGACGAGATCGCCCGCTTCCCGGTCCTGCATTCGCGCCTCTATGACGACGAGACCGCCGGCCTGAAGAAGTTCGCCGACGAGGCCGCCGCGCAGAACCCGTCCCGCCCCTACGAAAGCCAGGCCCAGTGGACCCTGGCCGCCGCCGCCGCGCCGCTGGTCTCCCTGCGTCGTGAGTTCTTCGACTACACCGGCGGCGCGCACCCGAACCATGGCTCGGCCGGCCTGTTGTGGAACAGCGCCACGGACAAGGAAGTGCAGCCCGCCGAAATCTTCCGCGCCGGCGCCGACATGACGCCCATCCAGAACGCGGTCTGCGAGGGGGTGAAATCCGCCAAGGCCCGCCGCGAGGGCTCGGTCCCGCTCAGCGACATGTGGAAATGCCCGACCTGGGACGAGATCACCTGGGTCCTCGTCCCGTCGAAGACGCCTGACAAGGCGGGCGGCCTCGCCGTGCTGATCGGTCCGTACGTGGTCGGCCCCTATGCCGAGGGCGACTACGAGGTCGTCGTGCCCCTGTCGATCTTCCAGCCCCTGCTCGCCCCCGCCTACGCCAGCGCCTTCGCCGGCGAACCCGCGCGCCTGGGCAACGCGGACGGCACGCCGACGGTGCGGATGCAGGCGACGAGCTAA
- a CDS encoding crotonase/enoyl-CoA hydratase family protein produces MITTEKRGHVAILTFNRPDSLNALGAPGDGDQVAAVCEAVNRDPDIRCVVLTGAGRAFSAGGDVKAMKAKEGAFAGGGISIRENYRTNIHRIVRSIYGLEVPAIAAVNGPAVGLGCDVACMADIRIASDQARFGVTFVKLGIIPGDGGAWLLPRTVGMSRAAELLFTGDIVDAKTAGDWGLVSKVVPHDTLMDEAMALAQRIAAQPPHALRMAKSLLKQGQNASYDTIMEMSAAAQALSHMTEDHMEGVSALLEKRAPNFRGA; encoded by the coding sequence CTGATCACCACCGAAAAACGCGGCCACGTCGCGATCCTCACCTTCAACCGCCCGGACAGCCTGAACGCCCTGGGGGCGCCGGGAGACGGCGATCAGGTGGCCGCGGTGTGCGAGGCGGTGAATCGCGACCCCGACATCCGCTGCGTGGTGCTGACCGGCGCGGGCCGGGCGTTCTCGGCCGGCGGCGACGTCAAGGCGATGAAGGCCAAGGAAGGCGCGTTCGCCGGGGGCGGAATTTCCATCCGCGAGAACTATCGCACCAACATCCATCGCATCGTCCGCTCGATCTACGGGCTGGAGGTTCCGGCCATCGCGGCGGTGAACGGGCCGGCGGTCGGCCTGGGCTGTGACGTGGCCTGCATGGCCGACATCCGCATCGCCTCCGACCAGGCGCGCTTTGGCGTGACCTTCGTGAAGCTGGGCATCATTCCCGGTGACGGCGGCGCCTGGCTGCTGCCGCGCACGGTGGGCATGAGCCGGGCGGCGGAGCTGCTGTTCACCGGCGACATCGTCGACGCCAAGACGGCGGGCGACTGGGGCCTGGTCAGCAAGGTCGTGCCGCACGATACGCTGATGGACGAGGCCATGGCCCTGGCACAGCGGATCGCCGCCCAGCCGCCGCACGCCCTGCGCATGGCCAAGAGCCTGCTGAAGCAGGGGCAGAACGCGTCCTACGACACGATCATGGAAATGAGCGCCGCGGCCCAGGCCCTGTCGCACATGACCGAGGACCATATGGAAGGCGTCTCCGCCCTGCTGGAGAAGCGCGCGCCGAACTTCAGGGGCGCGTGA
- a CDS encoding DMT family transporter: MSLRDFGLLVIVCLVWATNNIISKIVVAHWGVPPMFYAAVRFAIVALATLPWLLPAPKPVWRIVTIGLLMGAGGFALLFLGFKTASPSAAAIVVQLGVPLTTLLSVIMLGERIRWRRGLGITLTFLGAIAVMWSPHGLELSPGLMFVAASALAGSFGAVMMKQMEGVKPLRFQAWVGASSFLPLAAASLALEQNQWAIATSVGWPFWLAVVFSALVVSVVAHTVYYFLIGRYEANLISPLTLMTPLATIGLGVLITHDHFDLRMGIGAALALVGVLIVALRRNHVMPLLLLVRNRI; the protein is encoded by the coding sequence ATGTCCCTGCGCGATTTCGGCCTGCTGGTGATCGTCTGCCTGGTCTGGGCGACGAACAACATCATCAGCAAGATCGTGGTCGCGCACTGGGGCGTGCCGCCGATGTTCTACGCGGCGGTGCGTTTCGCCATCGTCGCGCTGGCGACGCTGCCGTGGCTGCTGCCGGCGCCCAAGCCGGTATGGCGCATCGTGACCATCGGCCTGTTGATGGGGGCGGGGGGCTTCGCCCTGCTGTTCCTGGGCTTCAAGACCGCGTCGCCCTCGGCGGCCGCCATCGTCGTGCAGCTGGGCGTGCCGCTGACCACGCTGTTGTCGGTGATCATGCTGGGCGAGCGTATCCGCTGGCGGCGCGGCCTGGGCATCACCCTGACCTTCCTGGGCGCGATCGCGGTGATGTGGAGCCCGCATGGGCTGGAGCTGTCGCCGGGCCTGATGTTCGTCGCCGCATCGGCCCTGGCCGGATCGTTCGGCGCGGTGATGATGAAGCAGATGGAAGGGGTCAAGCCCCTGCGCTTCCAGGCCTGGGTCGGTGCGTCGTCCTTCCTGCCCCTGGCGGCCGCGTCCCTGGCGCTGGAGCAGAACCAGTGGGCGATCGCCACCAGCGTCGGCTGGCCGTTCTGGCTGGCGGTGGTGTTCAGCGCCCTGGTGGTCTCGGTGGTCGCCCACACGGTCTATTACTTCCTGATCGGGCGGTACGAGGCGAACCTGATCTCGCCGCTCACCCTGATGACGCCGCTTGCCACCATCGGGCTTGGCGTGCTCATCACCCACGACCACTTCGACCTGCGCATGGGGATCGGGGCGGCCTTGGCCTTGGTCGGCGTGCTGATCGTGGCCCTGAGGCGCAACCACGTCATGCCGCTGCTGCTGCTTGTCCGGAACCGTATCTGA
- a CDS encoding N-acetylmuramoyl-L-alanine amidase: MSLEFIEAPSPNFDARQSLPDMIVMHYTGMKTGEAALEQLRTPEKKVSSHYMVEEDGRIFRLVPEERRAWHAGRSFWKGETGLNHVSIGIEIVNPGHEFGYRSFPKAQIDAVIALTTDIRTRWDVPNGRIIGHSDIAPDRKVDPGELFPWKTLAEAGHGLWVEPPAAPGAPLGEGDEGAGVFALQAGLTRLGYDCAPSGKYDAHTKLIVATFQRHWLQNRFDGIADGETRSRLVHLLRAS; this comes from the coding sequence ATGTCGCTGGAATTCATCGAGGCCCCGTCGCCCAACTTCGACGCGCGGCAGTCGCTGCCGGACATGATCGTCATGCACTACACCGGCATGAAGACGGGCGAGGCGGCGCTGGAGCAGCTGCGCACGCCGGAGAAGAAGGTGTCCTCGCACTACATGGTCGAGGAGGACGGCCGCATCTTCCGCCTGGTGCCGGAAGAGCGCCGGGCCTGGCACGCCGGCCGCTCGTTCTGGAAGGGCGAGACGGGGCTGAACCACGTCTCCATCGGCATCGAGATCGTCAATCCGGGCCACGAGTTCGGCTACCGCAGCTTTCCCAAGGCTCAGATCGACGCGGTGATCGCCCTGACCACCGACATCCGTACCCGCTGGGACGTGCCCAATGGGCGGATCATCGGTCATTCGGACATCGCGCCTGACCGCAAGGTCGATCCGGGCGAGCTGTTTCCGTGGAAGACCCTGGCCGAGGCCGGGCACGGCCTGTGGGTCGAGCCGCCGGCCGCCCCGGGCGCGCCGCTGGGCGAAGGGGACGAGGGGGCGGGGGTGTTCGCCCTGCAGGCCGGCCTGACCCGCCTGGGTTACGACTGCGCCCCGTCGGGCAAGTACGACGCCCACACCAAGCTGATCGTGGCGACGTTCCAGCGGCACTGGCTGCAGAACCGTTTCGACGGCATCGCCGACGGGGAGACCCGCTCGCGCCTGGTGCATCTGCTGCGCGCGTCTTGA
- a CDS encoding division/cell wall cluster transcriptional repressor MraZ, with protein sequence MFLSTFDKQLDAKRRIVVPQEFRAAVSGPFDGIFCFPSIEADCLEAGGKALFDRYNGVIEEMAFGDPIRTALETSVLGGMARLSFDTAGRITLPDSLCEMFGLTDWVSVVGLGDRFQIWSRDAFAAHRAEQRVAAREGLAALRAQQRTARLGGAA encoded by the coding sequence GTGTTTCTCTCGACGTTCGACAAGCAGCTGGACGCGAAGCGGCGCATCGTGGTGCCGCAGGAGTTCCGCGCGGCTGTGTCGGGCCCCTTCGACGGCATCTTCTGCTTCCCCTCGATCGAGGCCGACTGCCTGGAGGCGGGCGGCAAGGCGCTGTTCGACCGCTACAACGGCGTGATCGAGGAGATGGCGTTCGGCGACCCGATCCGCACCGCGCTGGAGACCAGCGTGCTGGGCGGCATGGCCCGCCTGTCCTTCGACACGGCTGGCCGCATCACCCTGCCGGACAGCCTGTGCGAGATGTTTGGCCTGACGGACTGGGTGTCCGTTGTGGGCCTGGGCGACCGTTTCCAGATCTGGTCGCGCGACGCGTTCGCCGCCCATCGCGCCGAGCAGCGCGTGGCCGCCCGCGAGGGTCTGGCCGCCCTGCGCGCGCAGCAGCGCACGGCGCGCCTTGGCGGTGCGGCATGA